A region of Solanum dulcamara chromosome 7, daSolDulc1.2, whole genome shotgun sequence DNA encodes the following proteins:
- the LOC129894581 gene encoding uncharacterized protein LOC129894581, protein MASNNFLGAGHPMFTGENYHIWVIKMKAYLKDLSLWETIESEDDPPPLGPNPTVAQMKIYEDSKSRKPKALTCLHSALSDVIFTRIMTCETPKEAWEKLKEEFDGSDRVKAVKLLTLKREFEMLRMKEGDTVKEYSAKLMEIVNQIRLFGETFPDSKVVEKMMISLPGRFESKISAIEESCDLKTLLVA, encoded by the coding sequence ATGGCATCCAACAACTTCTTGGGTGCAGGCCATCCTATGTTTACAGGAGAAAATTATCACATATGGGTGATAAAGATGAAGGCTTATCTCAAAGATCTTAGTCTATGGGAAACAATAGAAAGTGAAGATGATCCTCCTCCACTTGGACCAAATCCAACAGTTGCACAAATGAAGATTTATGAAGATTCAAAGTCAAGGAAACCAAAGGCTCTCACATGTCTTCATTCAGCACTTTCAGATGTGATTTTCACAAGAATAATGACTTGTGAAACACCTAAAGAAGCATGGGAGAAGCTAAAAGAGGAGTTCGATGGAAGTGATAGAGTGAAGGCTGTCAAACTCTTAACTCtcaaaagagaatttgagatgTTAAGGATGAAAGAAGGAGATACTGTGAAAGAGTATTCTGCCAAACTTATGGAAATTGTAAACCAAATAAGGTTGTTTGGTGAAACCTTTCCAGATTCAAAAGTGGTGGAGAAGATGATGATAAGCTTACCAGGAAGGTTCGAGTCCAAGATTTCAGCAATAGAGGAATCTTGTGATTTGAAGACTTTATTAGTTGCATAA
- the LOC129895253 gene encoding F-box/LRR-repeat protein At3g48880-like has protein sequence MEEGDSSVRRWEDLDIDILVKILQSFDLFELTAGLAHVCSSWRLACSDQLLWMTLDLSVLKSNFIKIPLEPYVYVDCQSDKTLTSLLKICLNLSSGNIRTLIFHYNLYVSDDQLTYTAERCPHLKRLVMPAWNRIKKTGICRAIHMWEDLESLTMPSIANPPYVMEEIARSCKNFAELKIMGPCDMLFASTLVSFLPNLKVLSVRCTVLSKSALFIILDGLKKLEVLNISHCVITEDPPPAPKKILAKLDESIIKKASRLHKFLTCMSDSCIMCQRTRNDEGLMRWYKYEEDLWKVDEVRSLAI, from the exons ATGGAAGAGGGAGATTCTTCTGTAAGGAGATGGGAGGACCTTGATATTGATATCTTGGTGAAGATACTCCAGTCTTTTGACCTTTTTGAGTTGACTGCTGGACTTGCTCATGTTTGTAGTTCATGGCGATTGGCTTGTTCTGATCAACTTCTCTGGATGACACTGGACTTGTCGGtattaaaatcaaatttcatcaaaatcCCGTTAGAGCCGTACGTATATGTGGATTGTCAGTCTGATAAAACATTGACCAGCCTCCTGAAGATTTGTTTGAACCTCAGTAGTGGAAACATACGAACATTAATCTTCCATTATAATTTGTATGTCAGCGACGATCAGTTGACTTATACTGCCGAGAG GTGTCCACATCTAAAACGTCTTGTTATGCCTGCTTGGAACAGAATAAAAAAGACAGGAATATGCAGGGCTATTCATATGTGGGAAGATCTTGAATCACTGACGATGCCTAGTATAGCAAATCCTCCGTATGTCATGGAGGAAATTGCAAGGAGTTGCAAAAATTTCGCTGAGCTCAAGATTATGGGGCCCTGTGATATGCTCTTTGCATCTACACTGGTTTCATTTCTTCCAAACTTGAAAGTGTTGAGTGTGAGGTGCACAGTGTTATCTAAAAGTGCCTTGTTTATTATCTTGGATGGGTTAAAAAAGTTGGAAGTGCTCAACATATCTCATTGCGTAATTACTGAAGACCCTCCACCTGCACCAAAGAAAATTCTGGCCAAGCTTGATGAATCAATTATCAAAAAAGCGTCTAGGTTACACAAATTCCTAACCTGCATGAGTGACTCGTGCATCATGTGTCAGCGCACTCGAAATGATGAAGGGCTGATGAGGTGGTATAAGTATGAAGAAGACCTCTGGAAAGTGGACGAGGTGAGATCTCTTGCAATTTGA